CGACCTCGTCCAGCCACCTCGTCCCGCCACCCCGTCCACCCGGTCCGTCCCCGCGCGCCGCGGGCAGGTGCCCCCGGGCGGGTGGCTCAAGCCCTCGCCCCGGTCTGCCGAAGGAGGCAGTGGCCAGGACGGCCGCAGCAGGCCACGGACCGGCCGCTGGACGAGGGACACCCGAACGGGTGCCCGCGCGAGACAGGCGGTGCAGTGCGACTTCGCAACCTTCCCCAGTTGGCGGTGCCCACGGGCGTCGTCGGGATCGTCCTGCTGCTCGTCGTGCCCATGCCGGCGGCGCTGCTGGACTTCCTCATCGCGCTCAACATCACGCTCTCGGTCGTCGCGCTGCTGGTGACGATGTTCGTCAAGCGACCGCTGGACTTCTCCGTCTTCCCCTCGCTCATCCTGGTGCTGACGCTGTTCCGCCTCGGCCTGAACGTCGCCTCGACCCGCCTGGTGCTGTCCAACGGCTACGCGGGCAAGGTCATCGAGGCCTTCGGGCACTTCGTCATCGCCGGTTCGCTGGTCATCGGCATGGTGATCTTCCTGATCCTGGTCGTCATCCAGTTCGTCGTCATCACCAAGGGCGCCGAGCGCGTCGCCGAGGTCGGCGCCCGCTTCACCCTGGACGCGATGCCCGGCAAGCAGATGGCGATCGACGCCGACCTGAACGCCGGTCTCATCGACGAGGACGAGGCCCGGCGTCGCCGCGCCGACGTCACCGCCGAGGCCGACTTCTACGGCGCCATGGACGGTGGCTCGAAGTTCGTCAAGGGCGACGCCATCGCCGGCATCGTCATCGTGCTGATCAACCTCATCGGCGGGTTCGCCATCGGGATGGTCCAGCACGGCCTCGGCCCGGGCGAGTCGATCAACAAGTACGCGTTGCTGAGCATCGGTGACGGTCTCGTCTCCCAGGTGCCCGCGCTGCTGCTGAGCGTCGCCACCGGCCTCATCGTCACCCGCTCCACCGGGACCGGGGACATGGGCGGGGAGGCGATCAAGCAGCTCGGCCAGCAGAAGATGGCGTTCCAGATCGCCGGGGGCGCCATGCTCGTCCTGGCGCTGATCCCCAGCATGCCCAAGCTGCCGTTCCTGACCATCGGCGCCCTGGCGATCTTCGCCTCCACCCGGATCGCCAAGCGGGACAAGCAGGCCGCGCGCGAGAGCGCCCTGGCCGAGCTGGCGCCCGCGCCGGTCAACCCCAACGAGGCCGCCGAGAACCTGCTCGAGGAGATGCGCGTCGACCCCCTCGAGGTCGTCCTGGCCCCCGACCTCGTCGACCTCGTCGACACCTCCGGCGGCGGCGACCTGCTCGAGCGCGTGCGCGCGCTGCGCCGCAAGATCGCCCTGGAGCTGGGTCTGGTCGTCCCGCCGGTGCGCACCCGCGACTCCCTGGACCTGCCGATGTCGACGTACGCGGTCCGCATCTCCGGGGTCGAGGTCGCCCGCGGCACCGCCCCGCCCGGGCAGGTCCTGGCCCTGGGGGACAACCTCGACGGCCTGCCGGGCCGGGCGACGGTCGAGCCGGTCTTCGGGCTGGCCGGCAAGTGGATCCCCGCCGAGCTGCGCCACCAGGCCCAGCTCACGGGCGCCACCGTCGTCGACCGCGCCAGCGTGCTCATCACCCACCTGGGCGAGCTGGTGCGCAGCCACGCCCCGCGCCTGCTCTCGCGCGAGGACGTCCGCTCGCTGGTGGAGGCGCTCAAGCGCACCCACCCCGCGGTCGTCGACGAGCTCACCCCCGCGGTCCTCACCCTCGGGGAGGTCCAGCGCGTCCTGCAGGCGATGCTCGACGAGACCGTCCCCATCCGCGACCTCGCCCGCATCTTCGAGGCGCTCTCGCTGCGCGCCAAGGCCGGCAGCGAC
Above is a window of Kineococcus mangrovi DNA encoding:
- the flhA gene encoding flagellar biosynthesis protein FlhA, coding for MRLRNLPQLAVPTGVVGIVLLLVVPMPAALLDFLIALNITLSVVALLVTMFVKRPLDFSVFPSLILVLTLFRLGLNVASTRLVLSNGYAGKVIEAFGHFVIAGSLVIGMVIFLILVVIQFVVITKGAERVAEVGARFTLDAMPGKQMAIDADLNAGLIDEDEARRRRADVTAEADFYGAMDGGSKFVKGDAIAGIVIVLINLIGGFAIGMVQHGLGPGESINKYALLSIGDGLVSQVPALLLSVATGLIVTRSTGTGDMGGEAIKQLGQQKMAFQIAGGAMLVLALIPSMPKLPFLTIGALAIFASTRIAKRDKQAARESALAELAPAPVNPNEAAENLLEEMRVDPLEVVLAPDLVDLVDTSGGGDLLERVRALRRKIALELGLVVPPVRTRDSLDLPMSTYAVRISGVEVARGTAPPGQVLALGDNLDGLPGRATVEPVFGLAGKWIPAELRHQAQLTGATVVDRASVLITHLGELVRSHAPRLLSREDVRSLVEALKRTHPAVVDELTPAVLTLGEVQRVLQAMLDETVPIRDLARIFEALSLRAKAGSDLDGLVEASRRALGPAVAAVHEQDGTLHVITLDPVLEQQLAESLRPGEHGASLALDARTAEHLVTASSSCLERAEGQGISAVLVCAPPLRAPLRRLLKVAVGRLHVLSYDDVSNHPRIETVGSVSGVHALAS